Proteins encoded by one window of Synergistaceae bacterium:
- a CDS encoding transketolase, with protein sequence MSVERSMMDSFAQALSSLAASDEKIAVVGCAKEGEWASRMAEVVPGRFFDAGAGEQNLILTAAGMSLGGENVFVAGNAALLAGRGYDQVRAAVAIPSLPVKLVGLDSGLSAGPDGACRQMLEDMALMRALPDMAVVTPADHTSALALIKSAASYGKPVYIRLSGAPVPDVYEDGDDSFSLGGGRVLREGGSVTICSCGIMVSEAVKAAEVLSRQNISAEVIDCYSLSPLPAQAILDSVRRTGCCVTAEEHISAGGLGEAVASLTAGSYPVPVKMVAVFDKFGQSGTPRELKEYYGLTASQIVSEAMQAWIMRRR encoded by the coding sequence ATGAGTGTCGAGAGAAGCATGATGGATTCATTCGCACAGGCCTTGTCTTCGCTGGCGGCCTCCGATGAGAAGATCGCCGTCGTGGGCTGCGCGAAGGAGGGCGAATGGGCGTCGAGGATGGCGGAGGTCGTGCCGGGGAGGTTCTTCGATGCCGGGGCGGGGGAGCAGAATTTGATCCTGACCGCCGCCGGCATGTCCCTCGGGGGCGAGAACGTCTTCGTCGCGGGAAACGCCGCGCTGCTCGCAGGCAGGGGTTACGACCAGGTAAGGGCTGCGGTGGCCATTCCGTCTCTTCCGGTCAAGCTGGTCGGGCTTGACTCCGGGCTGTCCGCCGGTCCGGACGGCGCGTGCAGGCAGATGCTGGAGGACATGGCCCTGATGCGGGCTTTGCCGGACATGGCAGTGGTGACGCCCGCCGACCACACATCGGCTCTCGCTCTGATAAAGTCCGCGGCCTCGTACGGCAAGCCAGTCTACATCCGCCTGAGCGGAGCTCCTGTTCCCGACGTCTACGAGGACGGGGATGACTCCTTCTCCCTGGGGGGAGGAAGGGTCCTTCGGGAGGGAGGAAGCGTCACGATATGCTCTTGTGGTATCATGGTCAGCGAGGCTGTAAAGGCCGCCGAGGTGCTCTCCCGCCAGAATATAAGCGCCGAAGTCATCGACTGCTACAGCCTCTCCCCGCTTCCGGCCCAGGCCATCCTGGACTCGGTCAGAAGGACGGGCTGCTGTGTCACGGCCGAGGAACATATATCCGCGGGGGGGCTGGGCGAGGCTGTGGCCTCCTTGACGGCCGGCAGCTACCCGGTACCGGTCAAGATGGTGGCCGTCTTCGACAAGTTCGGCCAGAGCGGAACACCCCGGGAGCTGAAGGAATATTACGGGCTCACGGCCTCGCAGATAGTCAGCGAGGCCATGCAGGCCTGGATAATGCGCAGGAGGTAG
- a CDS encoding transketolase, protein MTAGNSFLMSKAAEIRRDVVRMIGLARSGWLSASLSIVDILVWLYWEEMSVNPSSPWLETRDRFVLGRGEGAPALYATLAGKGFYERDELWSYRRLGAMLQGYPLALRIPGVDAPGGGSRGMGLGIANGLALSLRGRRVSSSVFCLTGEDDAREGVFWEAAASSPRFGLDNLVLLFETRGGSPSTGDKLRSFGWRTEECDGHDFASIGAAFKALSRAEGPLCIFARTVLGKGVSFLEGDPCAERKVPDRERVDMALSELNGEGVL, encoded by the coding sequence ATGACTGCCGGCAATTCATTTCTGATGTCGAAGGCGGCGGAGATAAGGCGCGATGTCGTGCGCATGATAGGGCTGGCCCGTTCGGGATGGCTCTCCGCCTCTCTTTCCATAGTGGATATTCTAGTATGGCTCTACTGGGAGGAGATGTCGGTCAACCCGTCCAGCCCCTGGCTGGAGACCAGGGACAGGTTCGTGCTGGGCAGGGGGGAAGGAGCGCCCGCTCTCTACGCGACTCTTGCCGGCAAGGGCTTCTACGAGAGGGACGAGCTATGGAGCTACAGGCGTCTCGGGGCGATGCTGCAGGGGTATCCTCTTGCCTTGCGGATTCCCGGGGTAGACGCCCCCGGGGGAGGCTCCCGCGGCATGGGGCTGGGAATAGCGAACGGGCTCGCCCTGTCCCTTCGCGGAAGAAGGGTCTCGTCGTCCGTGTTCTGCCTGACGGGGGAGGACGACGCACGCGAGGGAGTCTTCTGGGAGGCGGCCGCCTCCTCTCCGCGCTTCGGACTGGACAACCTCGTGCTTCTGTTCGAGACTAGGGGTGGCTCTCCCTCCACCGGGGATAAGCTTCGCTCCTTCGGGTGGCGCACGGAGGAGTGCGACGGGCACGACTTCGCGTCGATAGGAGCGGCCTTCAAGGCACTGTCCCGGGCCGAGGGCCCCCTGTGCATCTTCGCCCGCACGGTTCTCGGCAAGGGGGTCTCGTTCCTCGAGGGAGATCCCTGCGCGGAGCGGAAGGTCCCCGACAGGGAGAGAGTCGACATGGCTCTGTCGGAGCTGAACGGGGAGGGTGTGCTATGA
- the csaB gene encoding polysaccharide pyruvyl transferase CsaB, whose amino-acid sequence MRAERSLKVTLCGYYGFGNLGDELLAEALLDSLERYGVPRSEVAMLSSDPEGSARLHGVRAVSRWSPVEVYRVLKRSETLLLGGGGLFQDATSMRSPLYYWGVVRIALMAGARPWCAGQSVGPFESSLSERLARSALGSCSVRGVRDAGSAELLREWGLDSRLTCDPAFSLAVPSTTGRGEFLLVNIRPWEGDLPRRTAVAACDYALSARAAVVGLALAREDLSVMEGLREEGVFPAERIVLLDAGDWRDECRTLMGAAVGVIAMRLHASVLALLFDRPLTVVPYDPKVAGLAEAWKIPAWSGAGRLPPPGMPVKGRADERLEFQRVFGELCSRALLDDQGE is encoded by the coding sequence TTGAGGGCGGAGCGCTCTCTGAAGGTCACCCTCTGCGGGTATTACGGTTTTGGCAACCTTGGTGACGAGCTTCTTGCCGAGGCACTGCTCGATTCACTCGAGAGGTACGGCGTGCCTCGAAGCGAAGTGGCGATGCTCTCCTCCGATCCGGAGGGCTCCGCCCGGCTGCACGGCGTCAGGGCCGTGTCGAGGTGGTCGCCGGTCGAGGTGTACCGGGTGCTTAAGAGGAGCGAGACCCTCCTCTTGGGAGGCGGAGGGCTCTTTCAGGACGCGACGAGCATGCGCTCGCCCCTGTACTACTGGGGAGTGGTCAGGATTGCGCTGATGGCGGGGGCGCGCCCCTGGTGCGCGGGGCAGTCGGTCGGCCCGTTCGAGTCGTCGCTCTCCGAGCGTTTGGCCAGATCCGCCCTGGGAAGCTGTTCCGTCCGCGGCGTGAGGGACGCAGGGTCCGCGGAGCTTTTAAGAGAGTGGGGGCTGGATTCCCGCCTGACGTGCGACCCGGCCTTCTCCCTTGCGGTGCCGTCGACGACGGGGCGGGGGGAGTTCCTGCTGGTTAACATCCGCCCGTGGGAGGGGGATCTGCCCCGTCGAACCGCCGTCGCGGCCTGCGACTACGCGTTGTCCGCCCGGGCCGCCGTCGTCGGCCTTGCGCTGGCGCGGGAGGACCTCTCAGTGATGGAGGGGCTGAGGGAGGAGGGTGTCTTCCCGGCAGAGAGGATCGTCCTGCTGGACGCGGGCGACTGGCGAGACGAGTGCCGGACTCTTATGGGCGCCGCCGTCGGCGTGATCGCGATGCGCCTCCACGCCTCGGTGCTGGCGCTGCTGTTCGACCGTCCGTTGACCGTTGTCCCGTACGACCCGAAGGTCGCGGGACTGGCAGAGGCATGGAAAATCCCGGCATGGAGCGGCGCAGGTCGACTGCCCCCGCCCGGTATGCCGGTCAAGGGCCGTGCGGATGAAAGGCTCGAGTTTCAGAGAGTGTTCGGAGAGCTTTGCTCGAGGGCTTTGCTAGATGACCAAGGGGAGTGA
- the maf gene encoding septum formation protein Maf, protein MVGPLDLVLASASPRRRELLSSLGWRFRTDAADVCEELLDGELPRDAVVRLARAKAGDAVRRNPGSVVIAADTLVSLDGNVLGKPSGRDESFRMISLLSGRTHSVFTGIAVRRGGEERFAVEETRVVFRHLSPEAAMAYVDSGEGDDKAGAYAIQGRGALLVSSIEGDYFNVVGLPLRGLSGLLEEFGCSLAEQWRNAR, encoded by the coding sequence TTGGTTGGCCCGTTAGACCTGGTGCTGGCGTCGGCCAGCCCCAGGCGCAGAGAGCTTTTGAGTTCGCTCGGCTGGCGGTTCAGGACGGATGCGGCGGACGTGTGCGAGGAGCTGCTGGACGGAGAGTTGCCGAGGGACGCGGTGGTCCGCCTCGCCCGGGCGAAGGCCGGGGACGCGGTGCGCAGAAATCCGGGCAGCGTGGTCATAGCGGCGGACACGCTGGTGTCCTTGGACGGGAATGTCCTTGGAAAGCCCTCCGGCAGGGATGAGTCCTTCAGGATGATCTCCTTGCTGAGCGGCAGGACGCACAGCGTCTTCACGGGCATCGCCGTGAGGCGGGGGGGCGAGGAGAGGTTCGCGGTGGAGGAGACGAGGGTCGTGTTTCGACACCTATCCCCCGAGGCCGCGATGGCCTACGTCGATAGCGGGGAGGGGGACGACAAGGCCGGCGCCTATGCCATCCAGGGGCGAGGAGCGCTGCTCGTCTCCTCCATAGAGGGCGACTATTTCAACGTGGTCGGGTTGCCGCTCCGCGGTCTGAGCGGACTTTTGGAAGAGTTCGGCTGCTCCTTGGCCGAGCAGTGGAGGAATGCTCGATGA
- a CDS encoding undecaprenyl-diphosphate phosphatase, translating into MSEALPALFLGLLQGLTEFLPVSSSGHLALAKSLFSIEDASLSYDILLHFATMLATLFFFGRDIVRLFLEWLAGFLSRKERGEGWNVGWAVIAGTLLTGAVALPLKPLVVRMGSMPWAVGAGLLLTSLLLWMATSDRGDERDPRPITPVKGLFIGVVQGVAVLPGVSRSGSTIFAGLRAGLGAEQAFRFSFLLSIPAVLGATLLEARGLLSVAAPGASLPPGWQAGMLVSFAAGYCSLVLLRRVAASGRWRPFAVYCALAGFLSIFLSIAGSA; encoded by the coding sequence ATGAGCGAGGCTCTTCCCGCTCTCTTCCTGGGGCTGCTCCAGGGGTTGACGGAGTTTCTGCCGGTGAGCAGCTCAGGCCACTTGGCGCTGGCCAAATCTCTCTTCTCGATCGAGGACGCATCCCTCTCCTACGACATACTGCTGCACTTCGCGACGATGCTGGCCACACTCTTCTTCTTCGGAAGGGACATAGTTCGCCTGTTCCTGGAGTGGCTCGCGGGCTTCCTATCGAGGAAGGAGAGGGGCGAGGGGTGGAACGTCGGATGGGCCGTCATCGCCGGCACCCTCTTGACAGGGGCCGTCGCGCTGCCGCTGAAACCGCTGGTGGTGCGGATGGGCTCGATGCCATGGGCTGTGGGGGCCGGGCTGCTGCTGACATCCCTGCTGCTGTGGATGGCCACATCGGATCGCGGGGATGAGCGGGACCCCCGCCCGATCACGCCGGTCAAGGGCCTGTTCATAGGCGTCGTCCAGGGGGTCGCGGTGCTGCCCGGGGTATCGCGCTCCGGGTCCACGATCTTCGCAGGGCTGCGGGCCGGTCTCGGGGCGGAGCAGGCCTTCCGCTTCTCATTTTTGCTGTCCATCCCCGCGGTGCTCGGCGCGACACTGCTGGAGGCGCGCGGCCTTTTATCGGTCGCCGCTCCCGGAGCCTCTCTGCCACCGGGGTGGCAGGCAGGGATGCTGGTCTCCTTCGCGGCGGGCTACTGCTCTCTGGTTCTGCTTCGCAGGGTGGCGGCATCGGGCAGGTGGCGCCCCTTCGCCGTCTACTGCGCCCTCGCCGGATTCCTGTCCATATTCCTGTCTATCGCGGGGTCGGCGTGA
- a CDS encoding ribonuclease J — protein MAKATRKKKGGAGPAVKKKGKLKFIPLGGLGEIGKNIFALEYDKSILVVDCGLMFPDDEMLGIDFVIPDTTYLEENREKIVGMVLTHGHEDHIGGLPFVLSKIPVPLFGTKLTLGMVGNKMAEWAPELDPDYREIEAGDVVEAGPFRVRFIAVCHSIPDGVGLAIETPVGTVVHTGDFKLDPTPVDGRLTGYDAFSEEGRKGVLLLLSDSTNVERSGFTESERALSGTLDKIFRQYRTKRIIIASFASNLHRVQQVVDAASRFNRKIAFVGRSMLKNVELARNLGYLHVDDKIVVDVDDIRSVSPGSLVVMTTGSQGEPFSGLVLMSRGEHRVISLSEKDVVAIFATPVPGNEKLVSKTIDRLFACGCDVLYEKERGIHVSGHAARDELRLMLNMTRPKFFVPVHGEYRHLVRHAELARETGVPVKNAFVLLNGDVLQLDGDRAVLKKRVQAGGIMVDGLALGELQGSILKERRELSEEGLVIVSIVLSKDGELIAAPEFESRGFLHLEDAGTLKDELGELVEKLVRSFGAKAAAEPDQLKSRVRGRIRDVLRRFGRSRPVIAPMITVLNPPVRRGRRER, from the coding sequence ATGGCAAAAGCAACACGAAAGAAAAAGGGCGGGGCAGGGCCCGCCGTAAAGAAGAAAGGAAAGCTGAAGTTCATTCCCCTCGGGGGGCTTGGCGAGATAGGAAAGAACATCTTCGCCCTGGAGTACGACAAGTCCATACTCGTGGTGGACTGCGGCCTGATGTTCCCGGACGACGAGATGCTGGGCATAGACTTCGTCATACCGGATACGACCTACCTGGAGGAGAATAGGGAGAAGATAGTCGGCATGGTACTGACCCACGGTCACGAGGACCATATAGGGGGGCTTCCATTCGTGCTGTCGAAGATCCCGGTTCCTCTCTTCGGGACGAAGCTGACCCTGGGAATGGTGGGCAACAAAATGGCGGAGTGGGCGCCGGAGCTCGACCCCGATTACAGGGAGATAGAGGCGGGCGACGTGGTCGAGGCGGGGCCCTTCAGGGTGCGCTTCATAGCCGTATGCCACTCGATCCCCGACGGGGTGGGCCTCGCGATCGAGACACCGGTCGGCACGGTGGTCCACACAGGGGACTTCAAGCTGGACCCCACCCCGGTGGACGGCAGGCTGACCGGGTACGACGCCTTCTCCGAGGAGGGGCGTAAGGGGGTGCTGCTGCTCCTCTCCGACTCGACAAACGTGGAGCGGTCGGGCTTCACCGAGTCCGAGAGGGCGCTGTCCGGCACGCTCGACAAGATCTTCAGGCAGTACCGGACGAAGCGAATCATAATCGCATCGTTCGCGAGCAATCTGCACAGGGTTCAGCAGGTTGTGGACGCCGCGTCCAGGTTCAATCGCAAGATCGCCTTCGTCGGGCGCAGCATGCTGAAGAACGTCGAGCTGGCGAGGAATCTCGGCTACCTGCACGTCGATGACAAAATCGTCGTGGACGTGGACGACATACGCTCCGTGTCGCCCGGCTCGCTGGTGGTCATGACGACCGGGAGCCAGGGGGAGCCCTTCTCGGGGCTGGTGCTTATGAGCCGGGGGGAGCACAGGGTGATCTCCCTGAGCGAGAAGGACGTTGTGGCGATATTCGCGACGCCCGTCCCCGGCAACGAGAAGCTCGTGAGCAAGACGATCGACAGGCTGTTCGCCTGCGGCTGCGACGTGCTGTACGAGAAGGAGCGTGGTATTCACGTCTCCGGGCACGCGGCGAGGGACGAGCTTCGGCTCATGCTGAACATGACGAGGCCGAAGTTCTTCGTGCCGGTTCACGGCGAATATCGCCACCTGGTGAGGCACGCGGAGCTGGCCAGGGAGACGGGAGTCCCGGTCAAGAACGCATTCGTCCTTCTCAACGGCGACGTGCTGCAGCTTGACGGTGACAGGGCCGTGCTGAAGAAGAGGGTGCAGGCCGGAGGGATAATGGTGGACGGCCTCGCGCTCGGGGAGCTCCAGGGGAGCATCCTCAAGGAGAGGCGAGAGCTGTCGGAGGAGGGGTTGGTGATAGTGTCGATAGTGCTGTCGAAGGACGGGGAGCTAATTGCCGCGCCGGAGTTCGAGAGCCGCGGGTTTCTGCACCTGGAGGACGCCGGCACCCTCAAGGACGAGCTCGGCGAGCTTGTGGAGAAGCTGGTGCGCTCCTTCGGCGCCAAGGCGGCCGCAGAGCCGGATCAGCTGAAGAGCAGGGTCAGGGGGCGGATCAGGGATGTCCTGCGGCGCTTCGGGCGAAGCAGGCCGGTGATAGCGCCGATGATCACGGTGCTGAACCCACCCGTTCGTCGCGGAAGGAGGGAGAGGTGA
- the greA gene encoding transcription elongation factor GreA — MPYRPQETHTPHDGKDREVASLNNNETPSTMTREGYEKLMAELVELRSSGRAEISKLLEEARSFGDLAENAEYAVAKEEQAKLETRISRLEYQLGNAKVLDSTTIDASKVALGTTVTIQDIINSQKYSYMIVGSEESDPKACRISSSSPVGQALLNKTVGEEVHVKVPRGVRHLRIVSISITT, encoded by the coding sequence ATGCCGTATCGACCTCAAGAGACCCATACTCCGCATGATGGAAAAGACCGGGAGGTAGCAAGTTTGAACAACAATGAAACCCCATCCACCATGACCCGGGAGGGCTACGAAAAGCTGATGGCCGAGCTGGTCGAGCTTCGTAGCTCCGGGAGGGCCGAGATATCCAAGCTGCTCGAGGAGGCGCGCTCCTTCGGCGACCTGGCCGAAAACGCCGAGTACGCCGTCGCGAAGGAGGAGCAGGCGAAGCTGGAAACGAGGATATCGCGGCTGGAATACCAGCTCGGCAACGCAAAGGTCCTCGACTCCACAACCATCGACGCAAGCAAGGTAGCCCTCGGAACCACGGTCACAATCCAGGACATCATCAACTCTCAAAAATACTCCTACATGATAGTGGGCTCGGAAGAGTCGGACCCGAAGGCTTGCAGGATCTCCTCCTCCAGCCCGGTCGGGCAGGCCCTTCTGAACAAGACGGTGGGAGAGGAGGTACACGTGAAGGTGCCGCGAGGCGTCAGGCACCTGAGGATAGTGAGCATCTCCATAACTACCTGA